The following are encoded in a window of Vicinamibacteria bacterium genomic DNA:
- a CDS encoding pyridoxamine 5'-phosphate oxidase family protein, whose amino-acid sequence MKRLSSTLKEFIEKQELLRIAWTDGGAARVVPVWFVILDRQYYIGTGSRSAKWKAMKRRPRVGWAIDGGAKGKYKGLSVHGNAEEVTDGKLRAKLYAAFGRKYFGSADHPKHKEIWGEVDDPGTVFIHLKVADGFWWEY is encoded by the coding sequence ATGAAGCGATTATCCTCGACTCTGAAAGAGTTCATCGAGAAGCAGGAGCTGCTTCGAATCGCCTGGACCGATGGCGGCGCAGCACGCGTCGTACCTGTCTGGTTCGTCATTCTCGATCGGCAGTACTACATCGGCACCGGGTCCAGAAGCGCCAAATGGAAAGCCATGAAGAGGCGGCCGCGCGTCGGCTGGGCCATCGATGGCGGCGCGAAGGGCAAGTACAAGGGCCTGTCGGTGCACGGCAACGCCGAGGAGGTGACCGACGGGAAGCTGCGGGCCAAGCTCTATGCGGCCTTTGGCAGAAAGTATTTCGGGTCGGCGGATCATCCCAAGCACAAGGAGATCTGGGGAGAGGTCGACGATCCCGGAACGGTCTTCATTCATCTGAAAGTCGCGGACGGCTTCTGGTGGGAGTACTGA
- a CDS encoding putative quinol monooxygenase produces MIILLALTVTERPDQEEKVLEDVKMYGLIGKIIATPDQRDALIEILLAGTKDMPGCVSYIIAKDEKDADAIWVTEVWESKDDHEASLALPAVRRAIARGKPFIAGFGERFVTMPMGGHGLVGPKK; encoded by the coding sequence GTGATCATTCTGCTGGCGTTGACCGTCACTGAGCGTCCGGATCAAGAGGAGAAGGTATTGGAGGACGTTAAGATGTACGGGCTCATTGGCAAGATCATCGCCACACCGGACCAGCGCGATGCGCTGATCGAGATCCTGCTGGCAGGCACGAAAGACATGCCTGGCTGCGTGAGCTACATCATTGCGAAAGACGAGAAGGACGCCGATGCGATATGGGTCACTGAGGTCTGGGAGAGCAAGGATGACCACGAGGCGTCTCTCGCGCTCCCGGCCGTACGGCGGGCGATCGCCCGGGGCAAGCCGTTCATCGCCGGGTTTGGCGAGCGCTTCGTCACCATGCCGATGGGAGGCCATGGTTTGGTCGGACCAAAGAAGTGA
- a CDS encoding phosphate ABC transporter substrate-binding/OmpA family protein, giving the protein MAQTEDQPKVGPTALGKLVLFLFVLACLGGAAFYFRDLIAPGGRDGSQQVDLDQFQRVEAQDTQGITTVNEYQYVPGEKLPPVKGVSAYKWDPQQKVVNFPINVWIGWLPIVAANGGFAPNPESIFAKKHGFQVNLRLIDDPVVARDAFASGDSHVLWGTLDMMVLFAPDLMKDSRSAPRIYQQVDWSSGGDGIVIRGNIGSVADLKGKTIVYAQNSPSQYFINNLLLNAGVQPSDVNHKYTATAFEAAAAFVADRSIDACVSWAPDIYNIPDKVTGTRILTTTAEANKLIADVWAARADFANDHPEIIKGLVAGIFDGMDRLKDPAQREMAYQWMADGYGMQADEVRAMAQDAHSTNFGENKAFFLNANDPANFERTWKNVTFVYRELGLIDTPVRFDEVMDFSIIQELDRAGTFAHQKDESRSTFAPTSYKKVAAESPILTQTIRINFYPNSANVFEPEHDEMGKPIPNTLYDPSVAATLEKVARLVGQYERAVVAVVGHTDSSMRGKGTRYEDVKGLSMDRADAVRQALVKKYDFDPNKFTIEGMAWDEPANPDDPSNHALNRRVEISVYPPEAK; this is encoded by the coding sequence ATGGCACAAACGGAAGACCAGCCGAAGGTCGGCCCGACCGCGCTCGGGAAATTGGTCCTGTTCCTGTTCGTTCTTGCATGCCTGGGAGGTGCAGCCTTCTATTTCCGCGACCTCATCGCCCCGGGCGGCCGCGATGGCTCCCAGCAGGTGGACCTCGACCAGTTCCAGAGGGTCGAGGCGCAGGACACCCAAGGAATCACCACCGTCAACGAGTACCAGTACGTACCCGGTGAGAAGCTCCCGCCAGTCAAAGGGGTCTCCGCCTACAAGTGGGACCCGCAACAAAAGGTCGTCAACTTCCCCATCAACGTCTGGATTGGGTGGCTCCCCATCGTGGCGGCGAACGGGGGATTCGCTCCCAACCCCGAGTCGATTTTCGCGAAGAAGCACGGCTTTCAGGTCAACCTCAGGCTCATCGACGATCCCGTGGTGGCCCGCGACGCCTTCGCGTCGGGCGACAGCCACGTGCTCTGGGGTACGCTCGATATGATGGTTCTCTTCGCTCCCGACCTCATGAAGGATTCCAGGAGTGCCCCGCGAATCTACCAGCAGGTCGACTGGTCCTCGGGAGGCGACGGCATCGTGATCCGCGGCAACATTGGCTCGGTGGCCGACCTCAAGGGGAAGACCATCGTCTACGCCCAAAACTCGCCCTCGCAGTACTTCATTAATAACCTGTTGCTGAACGCTGGAGTCCAGCCGTCCGACGTCAACCACAAGTACACCGCCACCGCATTCGAGGCGGCGGCGGCGTTCGTCGCCGACAGGTCGATCGATGCTTGCGTCTCCTGGGCACCCGACATCTACAACATCCCGGACAAGGTGACGGGAACGCGGATCCTCACCACGACCGCCGAGGCGAACAAGCTCATCGCCGACGTCTGGGCGGCGCGCGCCGATTTCGCTAACGACCACCCGGAAATCATCAAGGGCCTGGTCGCGGGGATCTTCGATGGCATGGACCGTCTGAAGGACCCCGCTCAGCGCGAGATGGCCTACCAGTGGATGGCCGACGGCTACGGGATGCAAGCCGACGAGGTTCGGGCGATGGCGCAGGACGCCCACTCCACGAACTTCGGGGAGAACAAAGCGTTCTTCCTGAACGCGAACGACCCCGCAAACTTCGAGAGGACGTGGAAGAACGTCACCTTCGTCTATCGCGAGCTCGGACTCATCGACACCCCGGTGCGCTTCGACGAGGTGATGGATTTCTCCATCATCCAGGAGCTCGACCGGGCGGGAACCTTCGCCCATCAGAAGGACGAGAGCCGATCCACCTTCGCGCCGACGAGCTACAAGAAGGTCGCGGCCGAGTCGCCAATCCTCACCCAGACGATCCGGATCAACTTCTATCCGAACTCCGCGAACGTCTTCGAGCCCGAGCACGACGAGATGGGTAAGCCCATACCCAACACGCTCTACGACCCGAGCGTCGCTGCCACGCTGGAGAAAGTGGCCCGGCTCGTCGGCCAATACGAGCGCGCGGTGGTCGCGGTGGTCGGGCACACGGACTCCTCGATGAGAGGAAAGGGGACGCGTTATGAGGACGTGAAGGGGCTTTCGATGGACCGCGCCGACGCCGTCCGGCAAGCTCTGGTGAAGAAGTACGACTTCGATCCGAACAAATTCACCATCGAGGGTATGGCCTGGGACGAACCGGCCAACCCCGACGATCCGTCGAACCACGCGCTGAATCGGCGCGTCGAGATTTCGGTCTATCCACCGGAAGCGAAGTGA
- a CDS encoding EI24 domain-containing protein, whose product MKHRTRLVRLAVALTSGVWYALSSFVYLLKRPSLWPLSLLPAVATVLLVSVGLAAGFWIGPALANGVIEGESLWVSAASVGARFAAVLGGAVAGLGVALLLTAPFQELLSRKVEHQLRGELVDPARGIRWEMIQALKGALYFLSRTPFVIVLGLVPIAGPPLALLWAAHSLAFQQTDSTLARHGLDFGNRRRWHRQHRIESIGFGLGGLATLLVPVANFLLMPVLVVGATRMALARLPRAEPSG is encoded by the coding sequence ATGAAGCACCGGACTCGACTCGTGAGGCTCGCCGTTGCATTGACGAGCGGGGTTTGGTACGCGCTTTCCAGCTTCGTCTATCTCTTGAAGCGCCCGTCTCTCTGGCCTCTCTCGCTGCTCCCGGCGGTGGCGACGGTTCTGCTCGTGAGTGTGGGTCTGGCGGCCGGATTCTGGATCGGCCCGGCGCTGGCCAACGGTGTCATCGAAGGGGAAAGCCTCTGGGTCTCCGCCGCGAGCGTCGGCGCGCGGTTTGCGGCGGTCCTGGGCGGCGCCGTTGCAGGACTCGGCGTTGCGCTCCTTCTGACCGCGCCCTTCCAGGAACTCTTGTCGCGGAAGGTTGAGCACCAGCTGCGCGGTGAGCTCGTGGACCCGGCCCGAGGCATCCGCTGGGAGATGATCCAGGCACTCAAAGGTGCCCTCTATTTTCTTTCACGCACCCCTTTCGTCATCGTGCTCGGGCTGGTCCCAATCGCCGGCCCGCCGCTCGCCCTTCTCTGGGCGGCGCACAGCCTCGCTTTCCAGCAAACCGACTCTACCCTGGCGCGCCACGGCCTCGACTTCGGAAATCGCCGCCGGTGGCACCGGCAGCACCGCATCGAAAGCATCGGCTTCGGCCTCGGCGGGCTAGCGACGCTCCTCGTCCCGGTCGCGAATTTCCTGCTCATGCCCGTTCTCGTGGTGGGCGCGACCCGGATGGCACTGGCGCGCTTGCCTCGAGCCGAGCCGAGTGGATAA
- a CDS encoding TetR/AcrR family transcriptional regulator: MAGKGKASPRDRLLDTAGDLFQRYGFRAVGIDRILSESGVAKMTLYRHFASKDEMIAAYLERTDARFWAWAESAMERADSAEAKLRSLFDAVGKLASSPECLGCVFQGAAMAFPELEHPAHQVALRHKMAVRRRLADLAREAKLRDPEELAAQLALLMDGAWIGARTFRERDNPAAGVVAGARALIEAHRAVRQ, translated from the coding sequence TTGGCTGGAAAAGGGAAAGCGTCACCTCGGGATCGCCTGCTCGACACAGCCGGAGACCTCTTCCAGCGCTATGGCTTTCGAGCGGTGGGCATCGACCGGATTCTGTCGGAGTCTGGCGTCGCGAAGATGACGCTCTATCGTCACTTCGCGTCCAAAGACGAAATGATCGCCGCCTACCTGGAGCGAACCGACGCGCGGTTCTGGGCGTGGGCCGAATCGGCGATGGAGCGCGCTGATTCCGCCGAGGCGAAGCTCAGGAGTCTGTTCGATGCCGTCGGCAAGCTCGCGTCGAGCCCGGAGTGTCTAGGCTGCGTGTTTCAGGGCGCAGCCATGGCGTTTCCCGAGCTCGAGCACCCGGCCCATCAGGTCGCTCTGCGGCACAAAATGGCCGTTCGCCGCCGCCTGGCCGATCTCGCCCGAGAGGCCAAGCTGCGCGATCCCGAGGAGCTAGCGGCGCAACTCGCGCTTCTCATGGACGGCGCCTGGATCGGCGCGCGAACGTTTCGGGAGCGCGATAATCCCGCAGCGGGCGTGGTGGCAGGGGCGAGAGCGCTCATCGAAGCTCACCGCGCGGTGCGTCAATGA
- a CDS encoding ABC transporter permease: MTTEAPQSVHSGLLRIREKLPAWKTWLLGLVPVVVLLGVWTLATTGAAEERMISPTILPSPGEVVASFGQLWFDRALTRNLGVSLTRVVEGFLLAFAVSFPLGLLMGAFTKVKAAFTPLTVFGAYLPIPTLVPLTLSLFGTGELQKVMFLALAFSIYLVPLFVAAVDTVDDTYLKTAYTLGATRWDAVRRVLLPVAWPDIWQAMRLGFGVGWSYILLAEMVDVGRGLGGIIITSQRRGPREHIYLVLVIIVAVAFLTDKLWAAAGRWLFPYRDQKR; this comes from the coding sequence GTGACGACCGAGGCGCCGCAGTCCGTTCACAGCGGACTGCTGCGTATTCGGGAGAAGCTGCCGGCATGGAAGACCTGGCTTCTGGGCCTCGTTCCCGTAGTCGTCCTACTCGGGGTATGGACCCTCGCCACCACCGGAGCGGCGGAGGAGCGAATGATTTCGCCGACCATCCTCCCCTCACCGGGCGAGGTGGTGGCGTCTTTTGGGCAGCTCTGGTTCGACCGGGCGCTCACTCGCAACCTCGGCGTCTCCTTGACTCGCGTGGTCGAGGGATTCCTCCTCGCGTTCGCCGTGTCGTTTCCGCTCGGGCTCCTGATGGGCGCGTTCACGAAAGTGAAAGCGGCTTTCACGCCGCTGACGGTCTTCGGCGCGTACCTCCCCATTCCCACTCTGGTGCCGCTCACCTTGTCTCTCTTCGGGACGGGCGAGCTTCAGAAGGTCATGTTCCTCGCGCTGGCGTTCTCCATCTACCTCGTCCCTCTCTTCGTGGCGGCGGTGGATACGGTGGACGACACCTATCTGAAAACTGCCTATACGCTCGGCGCCACTCGATGGGATGCCGTGAGGCGGGTGCTGCTGCCCGTTGCCTGGCCCGACATCTGGCAAGCGATGCGGCTGGGCTTCGGTGTGGGTTGGAGCTACATCTTGCTCGCAGAGATGGTGGACGTGGGCCGCGGGCTCGGCGGGATCATCATCACGTCCCAGCGTCGGGGGCCGCGAGAGCACATCTACCTCGTTCTCGTCATCATCGTGGCAGTAGCCTTCCTCACCGATAAGCTCTGGGCGGCGGCGGGACGGTGGCTCTTCCCCTATCGAGATCAGAAGCGGTGA
- a CDS encoding ABC transporter ATP-binding protein has product MNTRSAVIEFESVTKTFSPGLPGEFTAIRDVSFRIDDVPDYGEFVAIIGPSGCGKSTILNLIQGFADVYPPSSGAVRVRGHRVTGPGRDRGMIFQKYSSFPHLTVLHNVTFGLELDHGEVKLPRSEREALARQWIDKVGIQGHEHKYPHQLSGGQQQRVAIARTLVLKPKIILMDEPFSALDEPTRLDMQRLIMELWHEVQATVLIVTHSIAEAVYLGDRVWVMAAAPGRIAHEFRDGIPKTRDADPLAVQETAAFKEAVAAVGEAFRKVDTLK; this is encoded by the coding sequence GTGAACACACGGTCGGCGGTGATCGAGTTCGAGAGCGTTACCAAGACGTTCAGCCCCGGACTGCCGGGAGAGTTCACCGCCATCCGCGACGTCAGTTTCCGGATCGACGACGTTCCCGACTACGGGGAGTTCGTGGCGATCATCGGACCTTCGGGCTGCGGTAAGTCGACCATCCTGAACCTCATCCAGGGCTTTGCCGACGTCTACCCACCGAGCTCGGGCGCGGTGCGGGTGCGCGGGCACCGCGTCACCGGACCCGGACGCGACCGGGGGATGATCTTCCAGAAGTACAGCTCGTTTCCACACCTGACTGTTCTTCATAACGTGACCTTCGGCCTCGAGCTCGACCACGGCGAGGTGAAGCTCCCGAGGTCCGAGCGCGAAGCGCTCGCGCGCCAGTGGATCGACAAGGTGGGCATTCAGGGGCACGAGCACAAGTATCCACACCAGCTCTCGGGCGGACAGCAGCAGCGGGTGGCGATCGCGCGCACGCTGGTGCTCAAGCCGAAGATCATCCTGATGGACGAGCCGTTCTCCGCCCTCGACGAGCCTACCCGCTTGGACATGCAGCGGCTCATCATGGAGCTGTGGCACGAAGTGCAGGCCACCGTCCTGATCGTGACCCACTCCATCGCCGAGGCGGTCTACCTCGGGGATCGGGTGTGGGTGATGGCGGCGGCCCCTGGTCGGATCGCCCATGAGTTCCGCGATGGAATCCCGAAGACGAGGGACGCGGATCCGCTGGCCGTTCAGGAGACGGCGGCTTTCAAGGAGGCGGTGGCGGCAGTGGGCGAAGCCTTCCGGAAGGTGGATACGCTGAAGTGA
- a CDS encoding PspA/IM30 family protein: MLSRIANLFRGFLSLFISGLERQNPRALIEAEKENLRRQIARFNENLANHAGFAERLLRQVKNLEAQERDFAAKAAANLKVGNRNAAGQYALQLKTVKEQLEENRRQLEVAEQTYTKLVKSRDVAVRDAQETIEKLKRMMTETQMLEAQAELQEMATGMITSIGGGGDTLNRVEEYLTERRDKAAGRARVAASTIDTTKVELLEAEQQALADAALAEFAAAYGLESPPPDVEETKAPLPTKEMGPEKQS, from the coding sequence ATGCTGAGCCGCATCGCGAACCTCTTCCGTGGCTTCTTGAGCCTCTTCATCTCGGGTCTGGAGCGGCAGAATCCCAGGGCTCTCATCGAAGCCGAGAAGGAGAATCTCCGCCGGCAGATCGCGAGGTTCAACGAGAACCTGGCGAACCATGCCGGCTTCGCCGAGCGGCTGCTGCGCCAGGTGAAAAACCTGGAGGCGCAGGAGCGCGATTTCGCCGCCAAGGCGGCCGCGAACCTCAAGGTGGGAAACCGCAACGCCGCGGGGCAATACGCCCTTCAGCTCAAGACCGTCAAGGAGCAGCTCGAGGAGAATCGCAGACAACTCGAGGTGGCCGAACAAACGTACACCAAGCTCGTGAAGTCGCGCGACGTCGCCGTCCGCGACGCTCAGGAGACCATCGAGAAGCTCAAGCGAATGATGACGGAAACGCAGATGCTCGAGGCCCAGGCCGAGCTCCAGGAGATGGCAACGGGCATGATCACGTCTATCGGCGGTGGCGGCGACACGCTCAACCGCGTGGAGGAATACCTCACCGAGCGACGCGACAAGGCCGCCGGGCGGGCGCGCGTTGCCGCCTCCACCATCGACACGACCAAGGTCGAGCTGCTCGAAGCCGAGCAGCAGGCTTTGGCCGATGCCGCGCTCGCCGAGTTCGCCGCCGCCTACGGTCTCGAATCACCGCCGCCCGACGTCGAGGAGACCAAGGCACCGCTCCCGACGAAGGAAATGGGGCCGGAGAAGCAAAGTTAA